Proteins encoded within one genomic window of Candidatus Hepatoplasma crinochetorum Av:
- a CDS encoding P-loop NTPase fold protein, with product MENFIVNKGYSIKLIVKEDDEKLIDTSNEFILELEKEYFKYKNKLKEEQDKFEKYNNNKHVYFSQEKLLKKSPIAIINAPWGSGKTYFIEQFAKNFIDQRIDIKNFKNIIILDIFKFSNSKNIPDEIMAELFFILTKIYDQDNKNDLLNKLHKFAIKFFNATVIAWINYFGKFNFEKFKIKDLNETEIIVNEISKSIEPTLIIFDNIERIGKYSWEILKAIFKISQIDNFCFILPMNINRLNGNENKKNDEYPIEKYIDLPIFEFKQDYLSFLKNNGVDQKEAVIINNILNTEIDGQKLSIREVEQRFNKNDIFKENNKYLKLDKIVKNVWGSVTEAKKYLNDEIKKYIENLNQLEAIFNQIKLNIKERKYQNINFDQDTKNYINQINNNSWNLKHNYEEWIIMFDKILKDIKEYLNKFDLKKIELITVKEKLNSNYSIINNNLRILNLKLEKEMSLEDKDNLKINQLQIEIEKKINNIEIIKNQINLINQKIYNIEEGYKDLDYKNLEKSIQDYKEKIKSINQDTDLYLINKYYMWDRKFDYSRDNSNYIDYFIDCLFS from the coding sequence ATGGAAAATTTCATTGTAAATAAAGGTTACTCAATAAAATTAATAGTAAAAGAAGATGACGAAAAATTAATTGATACAAGTAATGAATTTATTTTAGAATTAGAAAAAGAATATTTTAAATATAAAAATAAATTAAAAGAAGAACAAGATAAATTTGAAAAATATAATAACAATAAACATGTTTATTTTTCGCAAGAAAAATTATTAAAAAAATCTCCTATTGCAATCATAAATGCTCCTTGAGGTAGTGGAAAAACATATTTTATTGAACAATTTGCAAAAAACTTTATCGATCAAAGAATAGATATTAAAAACTTTAAAAATATCATCATTCTTGATATTTTTAAATTTTCTAATTCTAAAAATATTCCTGATGAAATAATGGCTGAATTATTTTTTATTCTTACAAAAATATATGATCAAGATAATAAAAATGATTTACTTAATAAATTACATAAATTTGCAATAAAATTTTTTAATGCAACAGTAATTGCTTGAATAAATTATTTTGGTAAATTTAATTTTGAAAAATTTAAAATTAAAGATCTAAATGAAACAGAAATTATTGTAAATGAAATATCTAAAAGTATTGAACCTACTTTAATAATATTTGATAATATTGAAAGAATTGGAAAATATTCTTGAGAGATTTTAAAAGCAATCTTTAAAATCTCACAAATTGATAATTTTTGTTTTATATTACCGATGAATATAAATAGATTAAATGGAAATGAAAATAAAAAAAATGATGAATATCCAATTGAAAAATATATTGATCTACCAATATTTGAATTTAAACAAGATTATCTTTCTTTTTTAAAAAATAATGGAGTAGATCAAAAAGAAGCAGTAATTATAAATAATATTTTAAATACAGAAATAGATGGACAAAAATTATCAATAAGAGAAGTAGAACAAAGATTCAATAAAAATGATATTTTTAAGGAAAATAATAAATATTTAAAATTAGATAAAATTGTAAAAAATGTATGAGGTTCAGTAACCGAAGCCAAAAAATACTTAAATGATGAAATTAAAAAATATATTGAAAATCTAAATCAATTAGAAGCAATTTTTAATCAAATAAAATTAAATATTAAAGAAAGAAAATATCAAAATATTAATTTCGATCAAGATACTAAAAATTATATTAATCAAATTAATAATAATTCTTGAAATCTTAAACATAATTATGAAGAATGAATAATTATGTTTGATAAAATTTTAAAAGATATTAAAGAATATTTAAATAAATTTGATCTTAAAAAAATTGAATTAATTACAGTAAAAGAAAAATTAAATTCTAATTATTCAATTATAAATAATAATTTAAGAATCTTAAATTTAAAATTAGAAAAAGAAATGAGTCTTGAAGATAAAGATAATTTAAAAATTAATCAATTACAAATTGAAATTGAAAAGAAAATTAATAATATTGAAATAATCAAAAATCAAATAAATTTAATTAATCAAAAAATATATAATATTGAAGAAGGATACAAAGATCTAGATTATAAGAATTTAGAAAAAAGTATTCAAGATTATAAAGAAAAAATAAAAAGTATAAATCAGGATACTGATTTATACTTAATAAATAAATATTATATGTGGGACAGAAAATTTGATTATTCACGAGATAATTCAAATTATATTGATTACTTTATTGATTGTTTATTTAGTTAA